In the genome of Tripterygium wilfordii isolate XIE 37 chromosome 19, ASM1340144v1, whole genome shotgun sequence, one region contains:
- the LOC119985625 gene encoding formin-like protein 5: MMIQAQIGLIRMSCFIVLLLFLYTTKTTGIEYRKAAEEAFFSQLVDPATGEVDEEMAEQLWVSCRLDLIHLKDANEELKFCFPKGTCGWKDEISSKSRSLAKENMQKLFDFLQPQFRQTLLDCVREKNLQVPVSGDSTGLWTRYGKHLEPMFSGLHAPKRILLQSIAVSPAQSPSPAAGSPSFSLSPSPDVAPSASPDLGPQSRFFPSENPPEPSVPPPFDARSSSGPSSGSNANADKNKSSKRTIVIAVVVTAAVTFLVAAFLFLCCSKICRTGSGVKRNDERPLLSLSLSDYSVGSSHQSFALGNSIKEQKLSHQSFGNNSIYTIDENSSLGNFVAGKHSTESFGTSGTGTQLPPPPGRLSRASSGLPTLKPPPGKAEPLPPEPRASLKPPRSMEGTPPPPPPPPPPPPPPPPPPPPSVSPLTLKPLGSAGPTPPGPPPPPPIPLGAKPSSRPPPPPPKGGIAPPRPPKPMALGSKVPRPPVGLKHPSNTGDSEGAGSGSDDGSKAKLKPFFWDKVLANPDQSMVWHQIKSGSFQFNEEMIETMFGYTPADKNKGGRKKESSSQDPSPQYIQILDPKKAQNLSILLRALNVTIEEVHDALQEGNELPAELLQTLLKMAPTADEELKLRLFSGELSQLGPAERFLKAMVEIPFAFKRMEALLFMGTLQEDVNMTKESFETLEVACKELRNSRLFLKLLEAVLKTGNRMNDGTFRGGAQAFKLDTLLKLADVKGVDGKTTLLHFVVKEITRSEGLKAARLARENRSISSINTDDLLEETTDETEEYHRNLGLQVVSGLSSELENVKKASVIDADGLTGTVAKLGQALLKTRDFLNKDMKSIDEENGFHQTLKSFVQNAEVDVMWLLEEEKRIMTLVKSTGDYFHGKAAKDEGLRLFVVVRGFLMILDKVCKEVRESQNKEKLRKKSSQTAPTSSNPPQQPSPDPRQRLFPAIADRRMDFSSSSDEES, translated from the exons CCGGTGAGGTTGATGAGGAAATG GCAGAGCAGTTATGGGTCAGTTGCAGGCTAGATTTGATCCATTTGAAGGATGCTAATGAAGAACTCAAGTTTTGTTTTCCAAAAGGAACTTGTGGGTGGAAAGATGAGATCAGTTCAAAAAGTAGGTCTCTAGCAAAAGAAAACATGCAGAAATTGTTTGATTTCCTGCAACCTCAGTTTCGACAAACTCTTTTAGATTGTGTGAGAGAAAAAAATCTTCAAGTACCTGTATCTGGAGACAGTACTGGTCTTTGGACTAGGTATGGGAAGCATCTTGAGCCCATGTTTTCCGGGCTTCATGCTCCTAAAAGAATCTTGCTTCAGAGCATTGCAGTGTCACCTGCCCAGTCCCCTTCCCCTGCTGCTGGATCACCTAGTTTTAGTTTATCACCATCCCCGGATGTCGCCCCATCTGCTAGTCCTGATCTGGGTCCACAAAGCCGTTTCTTTCCATCTGAAAACCCCCCTGAACCAAGTGTGCCTCCTCCATTTGATGCCAGATCTTCTTCGGGTCCCAGTAGTGGTTCTAATGCTAATGCGGATAAGAACAAAAGCAGTAAAAGAACTATTGTCATTGCTGTTGTGGTAACTGCAGCAGTGACATTTCTTGTCGCAGCATTCCTCTTTCTTTGCTGTTCAAAGATCTGTAGAACTGGCTCTGGAGTTAAACGAAATGATGAGAGGCCCCTTCTTAGCCTAAGCTTAAGTGACTATTCTGTTG GTTCTTCACACCAGTCGTTTGCATTAGGAAATTCAATTAAAGAGCAGAAGCTTAGTCATCAATCTTTTGGGAATAATTCAATCTACACAATCGATGAAAACTCCTCCTTAGGGAACTTTGTTGCGGGAAAACATTCTACTGAATCCTTTGGAACATCTGGTACTGGTACACAGTTACCACCTCCTCCTGGAAGGCTCAGTCGTGCCTCCTCAGGACTGCCTACCTTGAAGCCCCCTCCTGGGAAGGCAGAGCCTCTCCCTCCCGAACCACGTGCTTCTCTTAAGCCTCCTCGAAGCATGGAAGGCACTcctccacccccacccccacccccaccccctccccctccccctccccctccccctcccccttcaGTATCACCTCTCACTTTGAAACCTCTTGGCAGTGCTGGCCCAACACCTCCTGGaccacctcctccaccacccATCCCCCTAGGTGCCAAACCTAGTTCTCGCCCACCTCCTCCCCCCCCAAAAGGCGGTATTGCTCCCCCACGACCTCCAAAACCAATGGCCTTAGGTTCTAAGGTTCCTCGGCCACCTGTTGGCCTAAAACATCCATCAAATACAGGAGATAGTGAAGGAGCTGGCTCAGGGAGTGATGATGGTTCTAAAGCGAAGCTGAAGCCCTTTTTCTGGGATAAAGTTCTAGCAAACCCTGATCAGTCAATGGTTTGGCATCAGATTAAGTCTGGATCATTCCA ATTCAATGAGGAGATGATAGAAACTATGTTTGGGTATACACCCGCTGATAAAAACAAAGGGGGCCGCAAGAAAGAGTCTTCCTCTCAAGATCCTTCACCCCAGTACATTCAGATCCTTGACCCAAAGAAAGCACAAAACTTATCAATTCTTTTGCGCGCGTTGAATGTGACAATAGAAGAAGTTCACGATGCCCTTCAAGAAG GAAATGAGCTACCTGCGGAACTTCTTCAAACTCTGTTGAAGATGGCCCCTACTGCAGATGAAGAACTGAAGCTTAGGCTGTTCAGTGGTGAACTTTCTCAACTCGGTCCTGCTGAGAGGTTCCTAAAAGCCATGGTGGAAATTCCATTTGCTTTTAAAAGGATGGAGGCTCTGCTTTTCATGGGTACCCTTCAGGAGGATGTTAATATGACTAAAGAGTCCTTTGAAACATTAGAG GTTGCCTGCAAGGAACTCAGAAACAGTCGACTATTCCTAAAGCTTCTTGAAGCTGTTCTCAAAACTGGCAACCGCATGAATGATGGAACTTTCCGTGGAGGGGCACAAGCATTCAAACTTGACACACTTTTAAAATTGGCTGATGTAAAAGGAGTAGATGGAAAGACAACACTCTTGCACTTTGTTGTCAAGGAAATAACTCGCTCTGAAGGTTTGAAAGCTGCCCGATTAGCAAGGGAGAACCGAAGCATATCAAGCATCAATACAGATGATCTGCTTGAAGAAACTACTGATGAAACAGAAGAGTACCATCGTAACCTTGGTCTTCAGGTGGTTTCAGGTTTGAGCAGTGAACTTGAAAATGTCAAGAAAGCATCAGTTATAGATGCTGATGGCTTAACTGGAACTGTTGCAAAACTTGGCCAAGCACTGTTAAAAACCCGTGATTTCCTGAACAAAGACATGAAGAGTATTGACGAAGAAAATGGGTTCCATCAAACATTGAAGAGTTTTGTGCAGAATGCGGAAGTTGATGTTATGTGGTTGCtggaggaagaaaagagaattaTGACTCTGGTGAAGAGTACGGGTGATTACTTCCATGGGAAAGCTGCCAAGGATGAGGGTTTACGTTTGTTTGTCGTAGTACGAGGTTTTTTGATGATCTTAGATAAGGTATGCAAAGAGGTAAGAGAgtcccaaaataaagaaaaattacgGAAAAAAAGTTCACAAACTGCACCAACTTCCTCCAATCCACCTCAACAACCATCGCCTGATCCACGCCAGCGTCTTTTCCCAGCAATCGCAGATCGACGGATGGATTTTAGTTCTAGTTCAGATGAAGAGAGTTGA